DNA sequence from the Podospora pseudocomata strain CBS 415.72m chromosome 2 map unlocalized CBS415.72m_2.2, whole genome shotgun sequence genome:
GGACTGaagtgaaggtggtggtgatttcgTAAGCCTGCTGCCGCCAGCCAGTCCCTTTAAGACACCGGCAAGGCCTCCGGTGATCCTCTCCGGGGGCTGGTCGTCTCCGGGAGAGGGGGACATGGGTAGCTGGTCCTCCGAGGCCGAGTGGCCTAGAGACGCTAGTCGGCGCAACATGTCAGTATACCGGCATTCTTTGTAGCGGCAACGACGCAGAACAAGCAGGACAGATAGAAAAGATCAAAAAGCAGCAAAGACAAGAGGAACACTTGTAGTGTCTGTCGTCCGACGCCAAGAACAGAAACTCGCAAGGCAGTGGTTTAGCCCTGCAGGAAGCTTGCAGGAGCCGCATGCAGGCTCAGAAGTccggggcgggggagggcgaTCGAAACACGGCGGGAGCGAGAGCTGTGAATCGTCGGGTTCCCTCAATATGACATGGCCATGGCCTGACGGGAGGGTGTGGTCAGGTCGGGGGCGGCCTAACTTAAGGGGGAAAGTCGCAAGAGATGTCGAGACATGTTTGTCTAGAAATAACCTGGAAAATTCTCGAGACaggacaagacaagacataCGTTCGACTTACACGTAATGTGCTAATCGCAACAGGAAGAGGCAGGTCACAGAGACACAAGCCAGCGAGGGGAGCCGTCCCCCTCCTTGTCTATCTCTTCCCACCCTTCCTCACTTTCAATCGGGAATCGGGTCTGGTGACTGGTCCTCCACACTCTTCACGCCACCAGCTGGGGGGCACATGCGCCAACGTCCGGAAGGGTGCAGTCGGGAAGCTGTGTGATGGTGTTTCAGCTGTCGGGATGGTCTGGCCTTTGTGATGTGTGATTACTCGCTTTCTTTGATTGGAATAACGTTGGAAGATGGACTTGCAGACTGGCGGACTGGCGATCACTGGCGGACTCCTGAAAAATCAAGCTACCGGTCAGTGGTGTTCTTGGGGCAGCGATGACGGAACATGGCCCAGTGAAACCCACTGGTGGCAGCGATTGGATGGACCCCACGATGAgctgggggggggttgttgacggCTGCGTGTTGACCCGCCCCAGCCAATCACACCTTCCTGGCTTGCAGGACGACgatggaaaaaaaaagcaacaaaaaaagtgATATGGAAAACTGAGATTTTCTGTCAAGTTTTGCAGAGAGCACTGTGGCACTGTTGTTTGTGTCAGGGAGAGACGGTCCGGTGCTCCATGGTCAAAGAATAGATCGAGCAGGCTATAGAGAGAATGATGACTAAAAGGCTAATGGAGATAGTTTGCGTCTTATGCAAGTTCCATCACAATGAATGAGTAAGAGACAAGGTTCGTTTGATAGAGGACGATAAGCCGTTATCATCGTCTTTCCCAGAGCTTCCTTCCCCACCATTTGGAGGGCCGACGGCAAGTACCGCACGCACCCCGCTACCTAACAAGGTCCCTGAGCCTCTGAGGTGGCCCGTGGCCTTGCGCCAGCCAAGGCTCTGATAATTTTGGATCCCAGGCGGAGGCTGCCAGAagaccttctcccccaccataACTCTGGCAACCGTCAAGCGCTTTTTCaggtgtttttgttttgcttcCAAAATTGAAGCCACTGCCACATACACGTCGTCATATTGCTTGCAACCTCCCAACACAcatctcaccatcacaaGTAGTACAAATACCACGAGAACAACGAAGCAGCTGCCAAACATGGCGACCGACCTGGTGCAGATCGCTCAGCTGCTTAACCTGACACTGGATGCGAAGCAGCACCGCAAAGGTAGGCATCAATCACATAGCAAATTCCCGCTCCGTGACCACTCAGACTAacttttgtttctcttttcctctttttcaGCTGAGGCCGAGCTCAAGATTCTATCAGAACAGCCCAACTATTCCCTGTCCCTTCTCACACTCGTCCACGATGCCACGAAACCAACCCAGACCCGCCTCGCGGCAGCCCTTGCCTTTAAGAACTTTATCCGCCACAACTGGGTAAACGAGGATGGATCCCACAAGCTTGCTGCGAACGAGGTTgagaccatcaagaaggagattgtcGGCATGATGATTGAAGCCCCCAGCCAAATTCAGGCCCAACTGGGCGAGGCCATCTCGACCATTGCCGATTCCGATTTCTGGGAGCGCTGGGACACCCTTACCCAAGATCTTGTCAGCCGCCTTTCTCCAACGAGTTTTAAGCAAACAAATGGCGTTTTGGAGGTTGCACACTCGATTTTCGGTCGGTGGCGCCCTCTGTTCTCGAGCAACGACCTGAACCGCGAAGTGCTGCATGTGGTTGGTGTGTTTGGTGACCCCTTTACCCAGATGCTGGGCATTGCCGACCAGCAAATTGGGGCCAACTCGGGCCACGAAGCCGAGCTCAGGGGTTGGCTTACCACGATGAGTCTCCTCGTTAAGATCTTCTACGACCTTTCGTGCCAGGACCTACCACCAGTCATCGAGTCGAACCTGCAGTCCATCACCGTGCTCCTCCACAAGTATCTCAGTTACACCAATCCAATCtttgatggcgaggaggatgatccCACGCCACTCGAGAACCTCAAGTCAGACATCTGCGAAGTTCTTCAGCTGTACACAAACAAGTACGACGATGACTTCAACCCATATGTCCAAAAGTTCACCCAGGATGTGTGGAACGTGCTCTCCAGCGTTGGGCCCGAGAAGAGATATGACATCCTCACTTGCCAAGCGCTTAAATTCCTTACCGCTGTGGCTTCAGTGTCTAGGCACGCACAGATTTTCAGCGACGAGGCGACACTGGGCACAATTGTTGAGAAGGTCATTATCCCAAATGTGTCTCTCAGAGAATCGGATGTTGAAATGTTCGAGGACGAACCGATCGAATTCATCAGACATGATCTGGAGGGCTCCGATACCGactcgagaagaagggctTCGACCGATTTTCTCCAGAAGCTGCTCGGAAACTTTGAGATGCTGGTGACACAAGTGGTCTTCAAGTACATCAACCATTTCCTCGAGCAAGGAAAGACTGACTGGAAGGCCAAGGATACCGCTGTGTatctcttcctcgccattgCTGCCAAGGGTGCCGTTACGGCATCTCACGGTGTCAAGACGGTCAACAGCCATATCAATGTGGTGGAGTTTTTCACCCAACATATTGCTGGTGACCTTGTTGGTGGGGACTCGCATCCTATTGCCAAGGTTGATGCTATCAAGTACCTCTACAACTTCCGCAGCCAGCTTGACAAGGCCCAGTGGGCCGCTGCTATGCAGCCACTCATCCAGAACCTGGGTTCAGACAACTATGTGGTCTACACTTATGCGGCCATTGCGGTCGAGAGAGTGCTTTACCTGACGGACGATTCCGGCCAGCACATTTTCCCTCGGGCTGACATCCAGCCCCATGCCAAGGAGCTCTTGGAACACCTCTTCAGTCTTGTTGAAAAGGACGCCTCGCCAGCAAAGTTGCAGGAGAATGAGTTCTTGATGAGGTGCATCATGCGCGTTCTGATCGTTCTCAAGGAGGGGGCGGCCGAGTGTGGTATCAACAATATTCTCACTCACCTGAATGGCATCACCAATATCATCAAGCAGAACCCCAGCAACCCGCGCTTTTACTACTATCACTTTGAGGCCATGGGAGCCCTTGTCAGGTAGGActttttggtttcttgacTGCACTGGACTGGAATCGCTAACTTGTAACAGATACTGCAGTAGTCTGCCTCAGGTCGACCTTATCAGCCGCCTGTGGGAGCCGTTTGCATTGATTCTTACCGAGGATGTGTCCGAGTTCATCCCCTTCGTCTTCCAGATCTTCTCGCTTCTTTTGGAGCTCAACCCAACCGCGCAGATTCCAGGCGATTTCAAGGCTCTTTTGGAACTTGTGCTTACCCCGACTCTATGGGACACCAGAGGCAATACACCCCCTCTTTCCCGGTTCCTTGCggccatcatccccaagGCCGCCCAGGCCATTGTGCTGGAGAACAAGCTGGAAGCCGTactcctcatcttccagcGTCTTTTGGCCAGCAAAAAGACGTCGCAGAATGCCTTTGACATCATCGACTCCGTCGTGACCACATTCCCTGCGTAAGTGCCTAACTCCAGTTCGAATGATTCAAAAAGGCTAACCTCGTTGCTATAGTGAGGTGTTGGAGCCATTCTTCACCAATGTGGTCGGTCTTGTCTTCGACAGCGTCCAGAAGCACCCTAGCGATTCGCACAAGCTCCGTGTAGCGCGTTTCTACCATCTCGTCTCCGCCAAGCCAGGGCTCGGGGCCGACTTCTTCATCAAGCACGCCGATGCCGTCCAGGCAAACGTTTTTACTCCTTTCTACCTGCAGGTTATCCGACCAACCACTGCCTTGTTCGCC
Encoded proteins:
- the CSE1 gene encoding importin-alpha export receptor (BUSCO:EOG09260OQ8; COG:U; COG:Y; EggNog:ENOG503NVXH); this translates as MATDLVQIAQLLNLTLDAKQHRKAEAELKILSEQPNYSLSLLTLVHDATKPTQTRLAAALAFKNFIRHNWVNEDGSHKLAANEVETIKKEIVGMMIEAPSQIQAQLGEAISTIADSDFWERWDTLTQDLVSRLSPTSFKQTNGVLEVAHSIFGRWRPLFSSNDLNREVLHVVGVFGDPFTQMLGIADQQIGANSGHEAELRGWLTTMSLLVKIFYDLSCQDLPPVIESNLQSITVLLHKYLSYTNPIFDGEEDDPTPLENLKSDICEVLQLYTNKYDDDFNPYVQKFTQDVWNVLSSVGPEKRYDILTCQALKFLTAVASVSRHAQIFSDEATLGTIVEKVIIPNVSLRESDVEMFEDEPIEFIRHDLEGSDTDSRRRASTDFLQKLLGNFEMLVTQVVFKYINHFLEQGKTDWKAKDTAVYLFLAIAAKGAVTASHGVKTVNSHINVVEFFTQHIAGDLVGGDSHPIAKVDAIKYLYNFRSQLDKAQWAAAMQPLIQNLGSDNYVVYTYAAIAVERVLYLTDDSGQHIFPRADIQPHAKELLEHLFSLVEKDASPAKLQENEFLMRCIMRVLIVLKEGAAECGINNILTHLNGITNIIKQNPSNPRFYYYHFEAMGALVRYCSSLPQVDLISRLWEPFALILTEDVSEFIPFVFQIFSLLLELNPTAQIPGDFKALLELVLTPTLWDTRGNTPPLSRFLAAIIPKAAQAIVLENKLEAVLLIFQRLLASKKTSQNAFDIIDSVVTTFPAEVLEPFFTNVVGLVFDSVQKHPSDSHKLRVARFYHLVSAKPGLGADFFIKHADAVQANVFTPFYLQVIRPTTALFAKPVDRKLAVVSYTKTLCESEAFATRYAKGWGFTCTNLLDLLKNPPRVAAGLGDELLVENDVDDIGFGIGFTPLNTCKRGPTDAYPEITEIEKWVGQYVKEANAKMNGQITRFAQERLAPEAQQFFAPYLA